A section of the Ciceribacter thiooxidans genome encodes:
- a CDS encoding PopZ family protein codes for MAQPSVAREPSMEEILASIRRIIESNDPESAKLDSTSLPPVYEDEDDDLALAIDEAAPAMHAANDRGAASVQAVEPAEKPAPKNISLADLAARVRSSSERVEQSEPVAGRPVEASSSVSPVMTSRMAELRSSVPQVEPEREASANAAAAAETFVMTDVRAEAIVEAPEPAAPSTDTESKALVSAETHEHVARSFGELAEAIDGSQRRSLDEMAEEMLRPMLQEWLDDNLPTLVERLVREEIERVARGPRR; via the coding sequence ATGGCTCAGCCAAGCGTAGCGCGTGAACCGTCGATGGAAGAGATCCTGGCATCGATCCGCCGGATCATCGAGAGCAACGATCCGGAAAGCGCCAAGCTGGATTCGACCTCCCTCCCGCCGGTCTACGAAGACGAGGACGACGATCTCGCTTTGGCAATAGACGAAGCGGCTCCTGCCATGCATGCCGCAAACGATCGCGGGGCGGCATCCGTCCAGGCGGTCGAACCGGCCGAAAAGCCTGCCCCGAAGAACATTTCCCTTGCCGATCTGGCCGCCCGGGTCCGCTCGTCCAGCGAGCGGGTCGAACAGAGCGAACCCGTGGCCGGTCGCCCGGTCGAGGCTTCGTCGTCGGTCAGCCCCGTTATGACCAGCCGGATGGCCGAACTTCGCTCGTCCGTCCCGCAGGTGGAGCCGGAGCGGGAAGCGTCCGCGAATGCCGCCGCGGCGGCCGAAACGTTCGTCATGACGGATGTGCGGGCAGAGGCGATCGTCGAGGCGCCGGAGCCGGCCGCTCCGTCGACGGACACCGAAAGCAAGGCGCTGGTTTCGGCGGAGACGCACGAACACGTCGCCCGTTCCTTCGGCGAACTCGCCGAGGCGATCGACGGCAGCCAGCGTCGCTCCCTCGACGAGATGGCGGAAGAAATGCTCCGTCCGATGTTGCAGGAATGGCTCGACGATAATCTGCCGACGCTCGTCGAACGGCTGGTGCGCGAGGAGATCGAACGGGTGGCGCGCGGCCCGCGTCGCTGA